Proteins from one Lacrimispora sphenoides genomic window:
- a CDS encoding response regulator transcription factor, with the protein MTTIFLAEDEVYALKVLQQKILDLNEDYEIVGTADNGVSALEQLPDVSPDIVITDIRMPDMDGLSLIDKLKKAGCTALPVIISGYQEFDYAQQAVRLGVADYLLKPVDLEELRRCLASCKKRVKRRRKNIISFFVGDDSLSFEATMGQDTFFLIYIIISNPLSTVETMIHPNVRYIPNNEMERLFPKRNSKQFIHCFDGFFSNEKVMILNYSDIEAQMLEATLQQFVKNLQEVSQEYITVFHTVTKKQAMAAAVRQCYNGAIANIVLGQTGVYAGLPRQNAPAETLGDIVDLYALLIQQKQPDLLLSNIRRLFQSWSQKQRHYIDERNDLIFILNSLKQKFLLKKEFDYNSLYFLENIISFSANNSEFADNFCYFLIEMFMNYEPETKTGEDLVETILAYFKNNLSSNVSLQTLEEEMGLSKVYLCRVFKKYKGTSPIEYFTRLKIEKAKELMIQFPDLSLRKISESLGFNDVYYFSKVFKKVTGIAPSEMRACEQRL; encoded by the coding sequence ATGACCACAATTTTTCTTGCAGAAGATGAAGTTTATGCACTTAAGGTTCTGCAGCAAAAAATTCTTGATTTGAATGAGGATTACGAAATTGTCGGGACTGCAGACAATGGCGTTTCCGCACTGGAACAGCTCCCGGATGTCTCTCCCGATATTGTAATAACAGACATCCGTATGCCAGATATGGATGGACTGTCCCTGATTGATAAATTAAAGAAAGCCGGATGTACTGCCCTTCCCGTAATCATAAGCGGTTATCAGGAATTTGATTACGCACAGCAGGCGGTCCGTCTGGGAGTCGCAGATTATTTATTGAAGCCAGTTGATTTAGAAGAACTGAGGCGCTGTCTGGCCAGCTGTAAAAAACGTGTGAAACGGCGGCGTAAAAATATTATTTCATTTTTCGTCGGAGATGATTCCCTTTCGTTTGAAGCAACCATGGGACAGGATACGTTCTTTCTGATTTATATTATCATTTCCAACCCTTTAAGCACTGTAGAAACAATGATCCATCCCAATGTACGGTATATTCCAAACAATGAAATGGAGCGGCTTTTTCCTAAACGCAATTCAAAGCAATTCATCCACTGCTTTGATGGATTCTTTTCTAATGAAAAAGTTATGATATTAAATTATTCGGATATCGAGGCCCAAATGCTGGAGGCTACCTTGCAGCAATTTGTAAAAAACCTCCAGGAAGTGTCTCAAGAATATATTACTGTCTTTCATACCGTAACGAAGAAACAAGCGATGGCCGCAGCTGTACGCCAATGCTACAACGGCGCCATAGCAAATATTGTTCTTGGCCAAACTGGCGTGTACGCGGGCCTTCCACGGCAAAATGCTCCTGCAGAAACTTTAGGCGATATCGTAGACTTATATGCGCTTCTCATCCAACAAAAACAACCAGACCTCCTGCTCTCCAACATCAGGCGATTGTTCCAGTCCTGGTCCCAGAAGCAGCGGCACTATATTGACGAAAGAAATGATCTTATATTTATACTTAACTCTCTCAAACAAAAGTTTTTGCTGAAAAAGGAATTTGATTATAACAGTCTCTATTTTCTTGAGAATATTATTTCTTTTTCCGCAAACAACTCAGAATTCGCGGATAATTTTTGCTATTTTCTAATTGAAATGTTTATGAACTACGAACCAGAAACAAAAACAGGCGAAGACCTTGTCGAAACAATTCTTGCTTATTTTAAAAACAATTTATCTTCCAATGTTTCTCTTCAAACCCTGGAAGAAGAAATGGGGCTTTCAAAAGTGTATTTGTGCAGAGTCTTTAAGAAATATAAAGGTACCAGCCCAATTGAATACTTTACAAGATTAAAAATAGAGAAAGCCAAAGAGCTTATGATTCAGTTTCCAGATCTATCATTACGAAAAATATCCGAATCCCTCGGATTTAACGACGTGTACTATTTTAGTAAAGTATTTAAAAAGGTCACAGGAATTGCACCTTCGGAGATGCGGGCCTGTGAGCAAAGGCTATAA
- a CDS encoding AraC family transcriptional regulator, whose translation MERKEVYAVQELYQDNLMVTHTVCGAHEYDMKNLHFHDGFEIWFTLTDNSGFYFENCSYTLNRGGLVLVNNSELHRTTAPPDGIFDRYIISFVPDYIAMFNTGEEDLFHAFINRPQGVAHYVQLTETQTEEFLDTISRLDRYIKDSRYGTELLKKLTLTELVTLCSGYFKGSVHYQEEQSSERLNPILQYIKNNINKDLTLDTLTAKFFISKTHLIRLFKAVTGMAPNEYIIMTRVMKARTYLSEGMPILKICELVGYADESHFIRTFKRIMGITPKQYSKLRRKIFDTKPNGNQ comes from the coding sequence ATGGAGCGAAAGGAAGTATATGCTGTCCAGGAATTATATCAGGATAACCTGATGGTGACCCATACTGTCTGCGGTGCCCATGAGTATGATATGAAAAACCTGCATTTTCATGACGGATTTGAGATTTGGTTCACACTGACGGACAACAGCGGATTCTACTTTGAAAATTGTTCCTATACGCTGAACCGGGGCGGTCTAGTGCTGGTCAATAACAGCGAGCTGCACCGAACCACCGCTCCGCCCGACGGAATCTTTGACCGCTATATCATATCCTTTGTGCCTGACTATATTGCAATGTTCAATACCGGTGAGGAGGACCTATTCCATGCATTTATAAACCGGCCCCAGGGAGTGGCCCATTATGTACAGCTGACAGAAACACAGACAGAGGAATTCCTGGATACCATTTCCCGTTTGGACCGTTATATTAAGGACAGCCGGTATGGGACGGAACTGCTTAAGAAACTGACCCTGACGGAACTGGTGACCTTGTGCAGCGGGTATTTCAAAGGTTCCGTCCACTATCAGGAGGAGCAATCCTCGGAACGTTTAAATCCGATTTTGCAATATATTAAAAACAACATAAACAAGGATCTGACGCTGGATACGCTGACGGCTAAGTTTTTCATCAGCAAGACCCATCTGATCAGACTATTTAAAGCCGTAACCGGGATGGCGCCCAATGAGTATATCATCATGACGCGCGTGATGAAGGCCAGGACCTATCTTTCGGAAGGGATGCCCATATTGAAAATCTGTGAGCTGGTGGGGTATGCCGATGAATCCCATTTTATCAGGACCTTTAAGCGGATCATGGGAATTACTCCGAAGCAGTACAGCAAACTCAGAAGAAAGATTTTTGATACGAAACCAAATGGAAACCAATAA
- a CDS encoding oligogalacturonate lyase family protein — MADFRMKRCDTFGTEYRTLNEEGKNVAHCYVTSNCWDGNQAVVTARLPSLKDSSCSYVWTNLESGEERLLCEGGVGTDFTVRNGKLYHVEGDRYLATEISTGTTSILWEAPYPLVGPISITNDGQFGAACWKYEDGSYSIGRINLLTGSHEEFHRQSFPPPFNEISHCMPSPVDPNHMFFCHEGHCCYITNRLWMTDVINGKTENIFRQRLDQDGNNGECCGHEMWSPDGKGLYFVKYISATIEPRGVWYIDRETHKTRSVASGGKYWHVGVSPDGNRLAADTQVPGKFSDVVLIDQAMEMEIPLVRAETNWVHPCHPHPVFSPDGKKLCFTMLNEAGNTCVAIVDLPEK, encoded by the coding sequence ATGGCAGATTTTAGAATGAAACGATGCGATACCTTTGGGACGGAATACAGGACCTTAAATGAAGAAGGGAAGAATGTTGCCCACTGCTATGTGACGTCCAATTGCTGGGATGGGAACCAGGCGGTAGTGACAGCCAGGCTGCCCAGCCTAAAAGACAGCAGTTGTTCCTATGTGTGGACGAATCTGGAGTCAGGAGAAGAGAGGCTGCTTTGTGAAGGCGGGGTCGGGACGGATTTTACGGTGAGGAACGGAAAATTATATCATGTAGAGGGGGACCGGTATCTGGCAACGGAAATCAGCACGGGAACCACATCAATATTATGGGAGGCGCCGTATCCTCTGGTCGGACCCATTTCCATAACCAATGACGGACAGTTCGGGGCGGCTTGCTGGAAATACGAGGACGGCAGCTATTCCATTGGCAGGATAAACTTACTGACAGGGAGCCATGAGGAGTTTCACCGCCAATCATTCCCGCCGCCCTTTAACGAAATATCCCACTGTATGCCAAGCCCTGTGGATCCGAACCACATGTTCTTCTGTCATGAAGGCCATTGCTGTTATATCACCAACCGCCTTTGGATGACGGACGTAATAAACGGCAAGACAGAGAATATCTTCCGGCAGCGCCTGGATCAGGACGGGAACAATGGGGAATGCTGCGGCCATGAGATGTGGAGTCCTGATGGAAAAGGTTTATATTTTGTTAAATACATATCTGCGACCATAGAACCAAGAGGAGTATGGTATATCGACAGGGAGACACATAAGACCCGCTCAGTGGCTTCCGGAGGCAAGTACTGGCATGTAGGCGTATCGCCTGACGGGAATCGGCTGGCTGCCGATACCCAGGTCCCCGGAAAATTCAGCGATGTGGTCTTAATTGACCAGGCCATGGAGATGGAAATTCCCCTGGTCAGGGCGGAAACCAATTGGGTCCATCCCTGCCACCCCCATCCGGTATTCAGCCCCGATGGGAAGAAGCTATGCTTCACCATGTTAAACGAAGCCGGAAATACCTGTGTTGCCATTGTGGATTTACCTGAAAAGTAA
- a CDS encoding alpha-mannosidase, whose translation MNHMIFSLEKFEKRMVELEWRRYCGLEPITPMESMEATGCEDVPYTELPNEFTGTDMQLCDFFVGRDRYLWLRKKLVLPRAMAGYKVTGLFDFGVTGGGGNSGFESLLYVNGKPYQGMDSNHQDVALQEFAGQEAELTFLLWTGLEGGGKKKTFYHQMLKAHVGYLHEAADKFYYYLKAVCQELQYLTETDGNKYILTDAMEEALKLINWDEDKLHATIVDALELFEKRIDASGWKSPVTVNCIGHTHIDVAWLWRLKHTREKSMRSFATALRLMKEYDEFVFLQTQPQLYQYLKHDCPELYEEIKQRVKDGKWEAEGGMWLEADCNITSGESLVRQILYGTEFFRKEFGVECRYLWLPDVFGYSWALPQILKQCNIKTFMTTKISWNQFNSIPNDLFTWRGIDGSEILTYFVDTPEENQDFSDRFSTYNGMLNPRAIIGSWTKFKNKDISNQTLVSYGYGDGGGGVNREMLELLRVMSRLPGLPAVKPVKAGQFFEEIHKDAEAAGDKLALWDGELYLEYHRGTYTSQASSKKRNRKLENKAQEAEWLSALASLWGRASGKDKLKEAWEIILRNQFHDIIPGSSIREVYQDSMKEYDLADSLLNQLKEDAWEMLGERTESSLEDSWYTVYHGGAYDQRGLVFISTEKDISFNDERGNRLEAQKTEGGYLVDVLVPARSSVAVRGCGYGETEESESISSCCGGEAGDPETAPFCWDERTGRLETPYYTICWNEDGQLCRIYDKENDREVLADGESGNVLEIYEDRPLNHDAWDVDIYYTQKKEIMECTRPAEVIEAGALRAVVRFAYHYNQSDVVQDMIVYRDSRRIDFMSEVEWQEDHRLLKTSFPVNVRSTKASYDIQFGHVERTTHFNTSWDMARFEVAAHKWADFSETGYGVALMNDCKYGYSIKDHMMKLSLLKSAKHPDAQADMGHHSFTYSLLPHKGSLQEGRVIEESTALNQPLECRGGNSVICGRQIFTCNTNAVQMDVVKPAEDDRGLILRIHECHGSTADAVITSDFHITGYEECNLLEQPLGIKGQGAEIRCRMKPFQIRTFRISLEK comes from the coding sequence ATGAATCATATGATATTTTCATTGGAAAAGTTTGAAAAGAGGATGGTCGAATTGGAGTGGAGGCGCTACTGTGGGCTGGAGCCCATTACGCCTATGGAATCCATGGAAGCCACAGGGTGTGAAGATGTGCCTTATACGGAGCTTCCGAATGAATTCACGGGTACGGATATGCAGCTTTGTGATTTCTTTGTGGGACGGGACCGTTATCTGTGGCTGAGAAAGAAGCTGGTGCTTCCCAGGGCGATGGCTGGATATAAAGTGACAGGCCTGTTTGACTTTGGAGTTACAGGGGGCGGTGGCAACAGCGGCTTTGAGTCCCTGCTTTACGTCAATGGGAAGCCTTATCAGGGAATGGATTCCAATCATCAGGATGTGGCTCTGCAAGAATTTGCCGGCCAGGAAGCTGAACTGACTTTCCTATTATGGACAGGGTTAGAAGGCGGCGGGAAGAAAAAGACATTTTACCATCAGATGCTAAAGGCCCATGTGGGATACTTACATGAAGCGGCGGATAAGTTCTATTATTACTTAAAAGCGGTCTGCCAGGAGCTGCAGTACCTGACAGAAACAGATGGGAATAAATATATTCTGACGGACGCCATGGAAGAAGCCTTAAAGCTGATCAATTGGGATGAGGATAAGCTTCACGCAACCATCGTTGATGCTTTGGAACTGTTTGAAAAGCGGATTGACGCATCCGGTTGGAAATCGCCAGTAACCGTCAATTGCATCGGCCACACCCATATTGATGTAGCGTGGCTATGGCGGTTAAAACATACCAGGGAGAAATCCATGCGATCCTTTGCGACGGCCCTGCGTTTGATGAAAGAATATGATGAGTTCGTTTTCTTACAGACCCAACCCCAGCTTTATCAATATTTGAAACATGATTGTCCGGAACTTTATGAGGAAATTAAGCAGCGGGTAAAGGATGGGAAGTGGGAAGCAGAGGGCGGCATGTGGCTGGAAGCGGATTGCAACATCACATCAGGGGAATCCCTGGTACGCCAGATACTTTACGGTACGGAATTCTTCCGGAAGGAATTCGGAGTGGAATGCCGCTATCTGTGGCTGCCGGATGTATTTGGTTACAGCTGGGCGCTGCCTCAGATCTTGAAACAGTGCAATATCAAAACATTCATGACCACAAAAATCAGCTGGAACCAGTTCAACAGCATCCCCAATGACTTATTTACCTGGAGGGGCATCGATGGAAGCGAGATCCTGACTTATTTTGTGGATACACCTGAGGAGAACCAGGATTTTTCCGACCGTTTTTCTACATACAATGGGATGTTAAATCCCAGGGCCATCATAGGAAGCTGGACGAAATTCAAGAATAAGGATATTTCGAATCAGACGCTGGTGTCTTATGGTTATGGAGACGGAGGCGGCGGTGTGAACCGGGAGATGCTGGAGCTTTTACGGGTCATGAGCCGCCTGCCGGGACTTCCTGCTGTGAAGCCGGTAAAAGCCGGGCAATTCTTTGAGGAAATCCATAAGGATGCAGAAGCGGCAGGAGATAAGCTGGCGCTGTGGGACGGTGAATTATACTTAGAATACCACAGAGGCACTTATACCTCACAGGCAAGTAGCAAGAAGCGAAACCGCAAGCTGGAAAATAAAGCCCAGGAGGCCGAATGGCTCAGCGCGCTGGCCAGTCTTTGGGGCAGAGCCTCGGGAAAGGACAAATTAAAGGAGGCATGGGAAATCATCCTGAGGAATCAGTTCCATGATATCATTCCCGGCTCCTCCATCCGGGAAGTGTATCAGGATTCCATGAAAGAATACGATCTTGCGGACAGTCTGCTGAATCAGTTGAAGGAAGACGCCTGGGAAATGCTTGGCGAAAGAACGGAAAGTTCCCTTGAGGATAGCTGGTATACAGTATATCACGGCGGCGCCTATGACCAAAGGGGACTGGTGTTCATCAGTACGGAGAAAGACATCAGCTTTAATGATGAGCGTGGAAACCGGTTGGAGGCGCAGAAAACAGAAGGTGGTTATCTGGTGGATGTGCTGGTTCCTGCCCGCAGTTCGGTAGCTGTCCGGGGCTGCGGATATGGGGAAACTGAGGAATCTGAGTCTATATCCTCCTGCTGTGGTGGAGAGGCTGGAGATCCCGAAACCGCGCCGTTCTGCTGGGATGAAAGAACTGGAAGGCTGGAAACGCCATACTACACGATCTGCTGGAATGAAGATGGGCAGTTGTGCCGCATTTATGATAAAGAAAATGACAGAGAGGTATTGGCAGACGGCGAATCAGGCAATGTGCTGGAAATCTATGAAGACAGGCCGCTTAATCATGATGCCTGGGATGTGGACATTTATTATACTCAAAAAAAGGAAATTATGGAATGTACCAGGCCTGCAGAAGTGATAGAGGCAGGAGCGCTTAGAGCTGTGGTACGGTTCGCTTATCATTATAACCAGTCGGATGTGGTCCAGGATATGATTGTGTACCGGGACAGCAGAAGAATTGACTTTATGAGTGAAGTGGAGTGGCAGGAAGACCACAGGCTGTTAAAAACTTCCTTCCCGGTTAATGTGCGAAGTACCAAAGCGTCCTATGATATCCAGTTCGGCCATGTGGAACGCACAACCCATTTTAACACCAGCTGGGACATGGCCAGGTTCGAGGTGGCGGCCCATAAGTGGGCGGACTTCTCCGAAACCGGCTACGGTGTGGCGTTGATGAATGACTGCAAATACGGCTACAGCATCAAGGACCATATGATGAAACTTTCCCTGCTGAAAAGCGCAAAACATCCGGATGCCCAAGCGGATATGGGGCATCACAGCTTCACCTATTCCCTCCTTCCTCATAAGGGAAGTCTGCAGGAAGGCCGTGTCATTGAAGAAAGTACTGCTTTGAACCAACCGCTGGAATGCAGAGGAGGGAACTCCGTAATCTGCGGCAGGCAAATATTTACCTGTAACACCAATGCGGTACAAATGGATGTAGTAAAACCGGCAGAAGACGACAGAGGATTGATCCTGCGTATCCACGAATGCCATGGAAGTACGGCGGACGCAGTGATCACTTCGGATTTCCATATTACAGGTTATGAAGAGTGCAATCTTCTGGAACAGCCTCTCGGTATCAAAGGCCAGGGAGCGGAGATCCGATGCCGTATGAAACCGTTTCAGATACGGACCTTCAGAATAAGTTTAGAAAAATAA
- a CDS encoding glycoside hydrolase family 88/105 protein, whose translation MQLIEKITDRVVHGSDKEWAMNIHSFDWVPGVGLYGIWKAWEVTGKDEYLDFLTDWAGKHLEDAYRQKTVNSTAPMIAILELYKKSSKEAYRKVCQDMAEYVLKEAPLTIDGGLEHTVTENASFDNQMWADTLFMVCIFMARFGRLTGNRSYTEFASDQLVLHYRYLWDEETGLFYHGWDGTSRTHLSSIHWGRANAWIIYSTVEILNEVGKFEERDDVIRKLQRHASSLTRLQRNNGLFGSILDDPTSYDELSASAGIACGIKRGIRFGYVDGSLENAARRVYQVLPHYVDETGTVQGVSGGTPIMKTAKEYRDIPVIPTLYGQALTCLALAEFEQE comes from the coding sequence TTGCAGTTAATAGAGAAAATCACAGACAGAGTTGTACATGGCAGTGACAAGGAATGGGCCATGAACATCCATTCTTTTGATTGGGTGCCCGGAGTAGGGTTGTACGGTATTTGGAAAGCGTGGGAGGTTACCGGAAAGGATGAGTATTTGGATTTCCTGACTGATTGGGCTGGTAAGCATCTGGAGGATGCTTACCGGCAGAAGACCGTGAATTCTACGGCTCCTATGATTGCAATACTGGAATTGTATAAGAAGAGTAGTAAGGAAGCATATCGGAAGGTGTGTCAGGATATGGCGGAATACGTCTTAAAAGAAGCACCGTTAACCATTGACGGAGGTTTGGAGCATACGGTGACAGAGAATGCCAGCTTCGATAATCAGATGTGGGCGGATACGTTATTTATGGTATGCATCTTCATGGCCAGGTTCGGGAGACTGACCGGTAACAGAAGTTATACGGAATTTGCTTCGGACCAGTTGGTCCTCCATTACCGTTATCTGTGGGACGAGGAAACGGGGCTGTTCTATCATGGCTGGGACGGCACCAGCAGGACCCATTTGAGCAGCATCCATTGGGGACGGGCTAACGCCTGGATCATATACAGTACCGTAGAAATTCTCAATGAGGTGGGGAAATTCGAAGAAAGAGATGATGTAATCCGTAAGCTGCAGCGTCATGCCTCCTCTCTTACACGTTTGCAGAGAAACAATGGATTGTTCGGCTCCATATTAGATGACCCCACATCTTACGATGAGCTTTCTGCTTCTGCCGGAATCGCCTGTGGGATCAAAAGGGGCATCCGGTTCGGGTATGTGGACGGCAGCCTGGAGAATGCTGCCCGGCGGGTATATCAGGTGCTGCCTCATTACGTAGATGAGACAGGGACGGTTCAGGGGGTGTCTGGCGGGACGCCCATTATGAAAACAGCTAAGGAATACCGGGACATACCAGTAATACCTACTTTGTACGGGCAGGCCCTTACCTGCCTGGCATTGGCTGAATTTGAACAGGAGTGA
- a CDS encoding cache domain-containing sensor histidine kinase translates to MFLTYSATLLLILTVFFAISLFILYREQYHRNVQIQSQLSLKVQEQTEASLKEMDRIINGLLFDKSFMKIMKSSDSAADLMNYSDQVVENFVALDAPLFSTYRIIAFNDSSYYTLAKTGENPDLIKAAALSYPWREEVLSANGKKVFIPPHRDTFDGEHQLVYSVARTITDGRQNYGFIEVQNLYSQLENYCKLTEASGSVLILSQDGTFIYPAVSGEADSKLADMYDTICSTGAQSGSLRFGQNQVSYHISKYSGWITAVYCPISEFVPYGLEIIVLTGSIFLLLAILSLLTIRIVTRRLAAPLTDLSEAIGQVSFDNMNVTLNTTSNIVEINKINLAFRTMFDQLKEAIARNIQSCANEERAAYLALQAQMNPHTLYNTISMIESVSYMNGDKEVSNLCICFSQMLRYISDYSKREYTIQDELSHLNNYISLIEKRHEGKLNICIHAHPSLLLVVLPKFTIQPLVENAVKHGFSSQVHELKIEVMIEPVSNGWHLIVRDNGSGFSNDAIPMIYRQFQEGDATLVDHGDVVNTKIGNLGLTNIYIRFRILYGDSFSIDIGNNPDTSGGYIEITVITEV, encoded by the coding sequence ATGTTTCTAACCTATTCTGCGACTTTATTGCTGATCCTGACTGTTTTTTTTGCCATTTCTTTATTCATTCTCTATCGGGAACAGTATCACCGAAACGTTCAGATACAGTCACAGCTTTCTTTAAAAGTACAGGAACAGACAGAAGCCTCCTTAAAAGAGATGGACCGTATCATTAATGGTCTGCTTTTTGACAAATCGTTTATGAAGATCATGAAAAGCTCTGATTCCGCTGCTGACTTAATGAATTACAGTGATCAGGTGGTAGAAAATTTTGTGGCTCTCGATGCCCCTCTTTTTTCCACTTACCGAATTATAGCTTTCAATGATTCTTCGTATTATACGCTTGCAAAAACTGGTGAAAATCCTGATTTGATCAAGGCGGCTGCTCTCTCTTACCCATGGAGGGAAGAGGTATTAAGCGCAAACGGGAAAAAGGTATTCATTCCTCCTCACCGCGATACCTTCGATGGGGAACATCAGCTGGTATACTCTGTGGCAAGGACTATAACCGATGGAAGACAGAATTATGGATTCATTGAGGTGCAAAATCTCTATTCCCAATTAGAAAATTACTGCAAGCTTACGGAGGCCTCCGGTTCTGTGCTTATTCTTTCTCAGGATGGCACATTCATATATCCGGCAGTTTCCGGAGAGGCTGATTCCAAGCTGGCTGATATGTATGATACCATATGCAGCACAGGAGCGCAGTCAGGTTCCCTCCGCTTCGGGCAAAATCAGGTTTCGTATCATATTTCCAAATATTCCGGCTGGATTACAGCCGTTTACTGTCCTATATCAGAATTTGTACCCTATGGACTGGAAATCATCGTATTAACCGGCAGTATCTTCCTTCTCCTTGCCATATTATCCCTGTTGACAATCCGCATCGTTACAAGACGTTTGGCCGCCCCCCTCACCGACTTAAGCGAGGCAATCGGGCAGGTATCCTTTGACAATATGAATGTTACGCTGAATACCACTTCAAACATTGTAGAAATCAACAAAATCAATCTGGCATTCCGTACCATGTTCGATCAATTAAAAGAAGCTATTGCCAGAAATATTCAGTCCTGCGCCAATGAGGAGCGTGCAGCTTATCTGGCTTTACAGGCACAGATGAACCCCCATACCCTTTATAACACTATTTCCATGATTGAATCAGTGAGTTATATGAATGGAGATAAAGAGGTTTCCAACCTTTGCATTTGTTTTTCACAAATGCTGCGTTATATCTCAGATTACTCCAAGAGAGAATATACGATTCAGGATGAACTGAGTCATTTAAATAATTATATTTCTTTGATAGAAAAAAGGCACGAAGGAAAATTGAACATCTGCATACATGCCCATCCTTCCCTCCTATTGGTCGTCCTTCCCAAATTTACAATTCAGCCTTTAGTGGAAAATGCGGTAAAGCATGGATTCAGCTCTCAAGTCCATGAACTGAAAATAGAGGTAATGATTGAACCGGTTTCTAATGGCTGGCACTTGATCGTAAGGGATAATGGCAGCGGCTTTTCAAATGATGCCATACCAATGATTTACCGCCAGTTCCAGGAAGGCGACGCCACTTTAGTAGATCATGGTGATGTGGTCAATACGAAGATTGGAAATCTTGGTCTTACTAATATTTATATACGGTTTCGCATCCTTTATGGAGATTCTTTCTCTATTGATATTGGAAACAACCCGGATACTTCCGGAGGATACATTGAAATTACAGTCATTACGGAGGTGTGA